A part of Terriglobus roseus genomic DNA contains:
- a CDS encoding prolyl oligopeptidase family serine peptidase, with protein sequence MYRHLAAILLAASMSTAQTPRSTTALHYPTPHTVPQVDDYFGTKVSDPYRWMEDLDSPETKTWVDAENEVTAAYFKPLTFRDGIHKRMMDLANYERFSMPQKRGSRYFYSRNSGLQNQAVVYWTEGLTGEPRELIDPNTYLADGTMAINSLSITHDGRFAAIALSEAGSDWQKIIVRDVTTGKDLPDVIQWTKFGGAAWLLDGSGFYYSGYDAPPDGDVLKAANFSMKVFFHKLGTPQKNDPVIFERPDNKEIYIFGGVTDDGKYLLITQQQGTSPNNELAVLDLTDPHAKVQRLISNADATYSPIGNDGSHIWLYTTLNASNGKVIAIDLKQPEREHWTTVIPEAKSKLDSVSLVHRTLIAEYLQDAHTQVELFDEKGKHVHTLALPGVGTAAGFGGERDDEETFYSFANFTTPNVIFRLDMKTLQSSVYREPKVAFDRTQYESKEVFVTSKDGTKVPVFLTYKKGLKLDGNNPTLLYAYGGFNVSLTPYFSATLIPWLERGGVYALACLRGGGEYGEAWHQAGMKLNKQNVFDDFIASGEWLIANKYTSSKKLAIRGESNGGLLMGAMITQRPDLFGAVAAGVGVMDMLRFDKFTVGWGWKADYGSPSENEAEFHAIYKYSPLHNLKSGTKYPSTLIFTADHDDRVFPAHSFKFAAQMQKDQAGPAPVLIRIETRAGHGGGMPLSKRLDVEADIQAFFLRELGVE encoded by the coding sequence ATGTATCGGCACCTTGCAGCGATATTGCTGGCCGCCAGCATGTCCACCGCCCAGACACCCAGGAGCACCACCGCCTTGCACTATCCCACACCGCACACCGTTCCGCAGGTTGACGATTACTTTGGTACTAAGGTCAGCGACCCGTATCGCTGGATGGAAGATCTGGATTCGCCAGAGACAAAGACATGGGTTGATGCGGAGAACGAGGTCACCGCTGCTTACTTCAAACCGCTGACGTTTCGTGACGGCATTCACAAACGGATGATGGATCTGGCGAACTATGAGCGCTTCTCCATGCCGCAGAAGCGGGGCAGTCGTTACTTCTATTCGCGCAATAGCGGATTGCAGAATCAAGCAGTCGTCTACTGGACAGAGGGTTTGACCGGTGAGCCGCGCGAGTTGATTGATCCCAACACCTATCTTGCTGACGGCACGATGGCGATCAATTCGCTCTCCATCACGCATGATGGTCGGTTTGCGGCGATTGCGCTGAGTGAAGCGGGAAGTGATTGGCAGAAAATCATTGTCCGCGATGTGACGACAGGCAAGGACCTACCTGACGTGATCCAGTGGACAAAGTTTGGCGGTGCTGCATGGCTGCTGGATGGCAGTGGTTTCTATTACAGCGGCTACGATGCCCCACCCGATGGCGACGTACTGAAGGCTGCGAACTTCAGCATGAAGGTCTTCTTTCATAAGCTGGGAACGCCGCAGAAGAACGATCCCGTAATCTTCGAACGTCCGGATAACAAGGAGATCTATATCTTCGGTGGCGTTACGGATGATGGGAAATATCTGCTCATCACGCAGCAGCAAGGCACCAGTCCGAACAATGAACTCGCAGTGCTTGACCTGACCGATCCGCATGCGAAGGTGCAACGACTGATCTCAAACGCCGATGCGACTTACTCTCCGATTGGCAACGATGGATCGCACATTTGGTTGTACACGACGCTGAATGCAAGCAACGGCAAGGTGATTGCCATTGATTTGAAACAGCCGGAACGCGAGCACTGGACCACTGTTATTCCTGAAGCGAAGAGCAAGTTGGATAGCGTGTCGCTTGTGCATCGCACGTTGATTGCGGAATATCTGCAGGATGCTCACACGCAGGTGGAGTTGTTCGATGAAAAGGGCAAGCACGTGCACACGCTTGCTTTGCCGGGTGTTGGAACTGCAGCAGGATTCGGTGGCGAGCGTGATGACGAAGAGACTTTCTATAGCTTCGCGAATTTCACCACGCCGAATGTGATCTTCCGGCTTGACATGAAGACTCTGCAATCCAGTGTGTACCGCGAACCGAAGGTTGCGTTCGATCGCACGCAGTATGAGTCGAAGGAAGTGTTTGTTACTTCCAAAGACGGCACAAAGGTTCCTGTATTTCTGACTTATAAAAAAGGTCTGAAGCTGGATGGCAATAACCCCACGCTGTTGTATGCGTATGGTGGCTTCAATGTTTCCCTAACGCCTTACTTCTCTGCCACGCTGATTCCTTGGCTGGAACGTGGCGGTGTATATGCGCTGGCGTGCCTGCGTGGCGGGGGCGAATACGGCGAGGCATGGCACCAGGCGGGCATGAAGCTAAACAAACAGAATGTGTTTGATGACTTCATTGCAAGCGGGGAATGGCTCATCGCCAATAAGTACACTTCATCCAAGAAGCTTGCCATTCGAGGAGAATCGAACGGCGGACTATTGATGGGCGCGATGATTACGCAACGGCCCGATCTGTTTGGTGCAGTGGCAGCAGGCGTTGGTGTGATGGATATGCTGCGCTTCGATAAGTTCACTGTGGGCTGGGGATGGAAGGCCGACTATGGTTCTCCTAGTGAGAACGAAGCGGAGTTTCATGCGATCTATAAATACTCGCCGCTGCATAACCTGAAATCCGGGACGAAGTACCCATCCACGCTGATCTTCACGGCCGATCATGATGATCGCGTGTTTCCTGCACACAGCTTCAAGTTTGCAGCGCAGATGCAGAAGGATCAAGCCGGGCCCGCACCGGTACTCATTCGCATTGAGACACGAGCGGGGCATGGTGGCGGCATGCCTCTCTCAAAACGACTGGATGTTGAGGCAGACATTCAGGCATTCTTCCTGCGCGAGCTTGGCGTCGAGTAA
- a CDS encoding VWA domain-containing protein has translation MSLRGWVCGLLVAVGGVLHAQQQATPPAPTDQPYTLQTSAKIVLVPTTVSLKGQIIYGLKANQFHITDNGVDQPVTLDEDADSLGLSLVVAVQCSRMAIMEYEKLEGLPQLLENLVGGGKREVALVRYGSHPELIQPFTRSSAKVDAAMQKMGPCEDDKNATRDAVSYASSILENRDSHNRHAVLLIGEERDHGSTVKEADLIAQLGRSNTVVDAVAYSPGTNELREETTHFRGGSGPIGLLLMAVQAMKKNTVKWLTAQSGGDYFGFHNRNGFDESLTRLSNRVHNYYLLSFPVPKGADDGLHEIRVSVPEYPKADIRARRNYYAGNTPPPDVEK, from the coding sequence ATGAGTTTGCGCGGATGGGTTTGCGGTCTTCTGGTGGCGGTTGGTGGCGTTCTGCATGCACAACAGCAGGCCACGCCGCCAGCACCGACAGATCAGCCATACACACTGCAGACCAGCGCCAAGATCGTGCTGGTGCCCACCACGGTCAGCCTCAAAGGGCAGATTATTTACGGCCTGAAGGCGAATCAGTTCCACATCACAGACAACGGAGTGGACCAGCCGGTAACGCTGGATGAAGATGCGGATTCATTAGGCCTCTCTCTTGTCGTGGCAGTACAGTGTTCGCGCATGGCCATCATGGAGTACGAAAAGCTGGAAGGACTGCCGCAACTACTTGAAAACCTTGTCGGCGGCGGCAAGCGTGAAGTCGCACTGGTCCGCTACGGAAGCCATCCGGAATTAATCCAACCCTTCACTCGCTCCAGCGCAAAGGTCGATGCGGCCATGCAGAAGATGGGCCCATGTGAAGACGACAAGAATGCCACACGCGATGCCGTCAGTTACGCAAGTTCCATTCTCGAGAATCGCGACAGCCACAACCGCCACGCAGTGCTGTTGATTGGTGAAGAGCGCGACCACGGCTCGACGGTGAAAGAGGCAGATCTGATCGCCCAGCTTGGCCGCAGCAACACTGTCGTGGATGCGGTGGCGTACTCACCCGGTACGAATGAATTGCGTGAGGAAACGACGCACTTTCGTGGTGGTTCTGGCCCTATTGGTTTGTTGCTCATGGCCGTTCAGGCGATGAAGAAGAACACGGTGAAGTGGCTCACAGCACAATCAGGCGGAGACTACTTCGGCTTCCACAATCGCAATGGCTTCGATGAAAGCCTCACGCGGCTCAGCAATCGCGTACACAACTACTACCTGTTAAGTTTCCCAGTCCCCAAAGGTGCAGATGACGGACTGCATGAGATTCGTGTAAGCGTCCCCGAATATCCCAAGGCCGACATCCGTGCGCGTCGAAACTATTACGCCGGCAACACGCCTCCGCCGGATGTAGAAAAGTAA
- a CDS encoding Ig-like domain-containing protein, with the protein MSKRLLFFANASGEVHLQSWIRAAAALAVTVGCFSLTGCSGFFFGTGVTVTLTPSATNATSGTSITLTSTVAAADPAAQKSQGTPAGSVDFYDGSTDLGTGTLSSGTATLAVTTLAVGTHTVYAMFDGSSSYNQGTSPSKTITITSSGSSLTATSTTLSLSASSIATGGSVTMSATVSPTAASGNVNFYNGSTLLGSGTLASGTASFTTTALPTGSDSITATYEGDTTYASSTSSAVTITVN; encoded by the coding sequence ATGAGCAAGAGGCTACTATTCTTTGCGAATGCCTCAGGTGAGGTGCATTTGCAATCCTGGATTCGTGCCGCTGCGGCGCTGGCTGTGACTGTGGGCTGTTTTTCGCTCACGGGCTGCAGTGGGTTTTTCTTTGGCACCGGTGTCACTGTCACGTTGACACCTTCTGCGACCAACGCCACCTCTGGCACCAGCATCACGCTCACGTCTACTGTGGCCGCTGCTGACCCGGCAGCGCAGAAATCACAGGGAACTCCTGCAGGCAGCGTCGACTTCTATGACGGCAGCACAGATCTGGGAACAGGAACACTCAGCAGCGGAACCGCTACTCTGGCGGTAACTACGTTGGCCGTGGGTACCCACACGGTATACGCAATGTTTGATGGTTCGTCGTCTTATAACCAGGGCACATCGCCAAGCAAGACCATCACCATCACCTCCAGCGGCAGCAGCCTTACGGCTACGTCAACGACTCTTAGCCTTTCCGCAAGTAGCATCGCAACCGGAGGCTCAGTGACCATGTCGGCAACCGTGTCTCCCACCGCAGCTTCGGGCAACGTTAATTTTTACAACGGCTCCACGCTGTTGGGTTCTGGCACGTTGGCCAGCGGAACAGCAAGCTTCACAACTACGGCATTGCCCACTGGAAGCGACTCCATTACGGCCACCTATGAAGGTGACACCACGTATGCTTCCAGCACCTCAAGCGCCGTCACCATAACGGTGAACTAA
- a CDS encoding glycine zipper domain-containing protein, whose translation MSTFGKKISGLVLGGAMALGMAAPMVVSQNANAQHHDSRYYYRDSHGNWHKRHSGIGTGKGALIGGGAGAGIGALAGGGKGALIGGALGAGGGALLGHANEEKRHRDEARYDAYGRRY comes from the coding sequence ATGAGTACTTTCGGAAAAAAGATTTCAGGTTTGGTTCTTGGTGGCGCCATGGCGCTCGGTATGGCGGCCCCTATGGTGGTGTCGCAGAATGCAAATGCACAACATCACGATTCGCGTTATTACTATCGCGACAGCCACGGCAACTGGCACAAACGCCATAGCGGTATCGGCACCGGCAAGGGTGCATTGATTGGTGGCGGTGCAGGCGCGGGTATTGGCGCACTGGCAGGCGGCGGTAAGGGTGCGTTGATCGGCGGTGCTCTGGGCGCAGGTGGCGGTGCTCTGCTGGGCCACGCCAACGAGGAAAAGCGCCACAGGGATGAAGCGCGTTACGACGCTTACGGTCGTCGCTACTAA
- a CDS encoding DUF3298 domain-containing protein, giving the protein MRRNVWTALLLCGAFDCATAHAASFDCAKAKRPVERAICSDPKLSAADSAIGVSYRNDLSRLSSNSVGLLRVDQVQWLAYVQQLCRVNEPAVTRATAATCLKPLYDARIKQLRSAVGVRDGVAFLTRTQFLAEADAEGGNPNMPAGEHPGYGTLQATWPAADTDAEEWIAWSAGVEAHMLKTAGAGQQQELINGTKRTLPKTWDDTMAAGADSQIKGVLRNVEHDRVTTVITAFGMGHGAAHPYETSETLTWLLKQKRALRAEDVFADASWKHRIGEMAWADLSARNKKEKFLYENIDGPQVKALQDVLSDVTNWTLEADGLHISYPDYTIAPRLYHPEDTVLSWTQLKPLLAKGFVTP; this is encoded by the coding sequence ATGCGAAGAAACGTCTGGACAGCGCTGCTCCTGTGCGGCGCATTCGATTGTGCAACGGCACACGCTGCCAGCTTTGATTGCGCGAAGGCAAAGCGACCCGTAGAGCGCGCCATCTGCAGCGATCCGAAGTTGAGCGCTGCAGATTCGGCAATAGGTGTTTCCTATCGCAATGACCTTTCACGGTTGTCTTCCAACAGTGTTGGTTTATTGCGCGTGGACCAGGTGCAGTGGCTCGCCTATGTGCAGCAATTGTGCCGAGTCAATGAACCTGCCGTGACGAGAGCAACCGCAGCAACATGTTTGAAGCCACTGTATGACGCGCGCATCAAGCAATTGCGTAGCGCAGTCGGTGTCCGTGATGGCGTCGCATTTCTCACGCGGACTCAATTTCTAGCAGAAGCAGACGCGGAAGGCGGCAATCCGAACATGCCCGCAGGCGAGCATCCCGGTTACGGCACACTGCAGGCAACATGGCCAGCGGCAGACACAGATGCAGAAGAGTGGATTGCATGGAGCGCCGGCGTCGAAGCACACATGCTGAAGACTGCAGGCGCAGGACAGCAGCAGGAACTCATCAACGGAACAAAACGGACACTGCCAAAAACATGGGACGACACAATGGCCGCGGGTGCGGATTCGCAGATCAAAGGCGTCTTGCGCAACGTGGAACATGATCGTGTCACCACCGTCATCACGGCCTTTGGCATGGGCCACGGCGCAGCGCATCCTTACGAGACATCTGAGACGCTTACCTGGCTGTTAAAGCAAAAACGAGCGTTGCGTGCAGAGGATGTATTCGCCGACGCATCGTGGAAACACCGCATCGGTGAGATGGCATGGGCGGATCTCAGCGCAAGAAACAAGAAGGAAAAGTTTCTTTACGAGAACATTGATGGCCCGCAGGTGAAAGCGTTACAGGACGTACTGAGTGATGTAACGAACTGGACGCTCGAAGCGGACGGCTTGCACATCAGCTACCCGGACTACACCATCGCGCCAAGGCTCTATCATCCCGAAGACACAGTGTTGTCATGGACACAGCTAAAGCCGCTGCTGGCAAAGGGATTCGTCACACCGTAA
- a CDS encoding DUF882 domain-containing protein, with product MNLSSRTSRTLAVALTTLTTLGIAAGARAVRAAEEVPVNPVAKPATAKPTLAETFRLKMHHLHTGEDIEVEYKTDGEYDQSGIVKLNHFLRDHRTQDTADYDPREFDLLHALLVKLGKPNATIDIVCGYRTPWSNNFLRTRSASTGVAEHSQHMLSKAIDIRIPGVSTLALRNAALSLGMGGVGYYPTSQFVHVDVGPVRQWQFGGRSLQTASRKGSRRSRRA from the coding sequence TTGAACCTTTCTTCTCGCACCAGCCGCACGCTTGCCGTTGCCTTGACCACACTCACCACACTTGGAATTGCCGCAGGCGCACGCGCTGTTCGCGCCGCGGAAGAAGTTCCAGTAAACCCCGTTGCCAAGCCGGCCACGGCAAAGCCCACACTGGCAGAGACCTTCCGCCTGAAGATGCACCATCTTCATACGGGCGAAGACATCGAAGTGGAATACAAGACCGATGGCGAGTATGACCAGAGCGGGATTGTGAAGCTGAACCATTTCCTTCGCGACCACCGCACGCAAGATACCGCCGACTACGATCCGCGCGAGTTTGATCTGCTGCATGCGCTGCTGGTGAAACTGGGCAAGCCGAACGCCACCATCGATATTGTTTGCGGCTACCGCACACCGTGGTCCAACAACTTTCTGCGTACGCGTTCCGCTTCAACCGGCGTGGCGGAGCATTCGCAACACATGCTCTCCAAGGCGATTGATATTCGTATTCCCGGCGTGAGCACGCTGGCACTGCGCAATGCTGCTCTTTCGCTTGGCATGGGCGGCGTGGGTTATTACCCCACGAGCCAGTTCGTCCATGTGGATGTGGGTCCGGTGCGCCAGTGGCAGTTTGGTGGACGCTCGCTGCAGACTGCTTCGCGCAAGGGTTCGCGTCGCAGCCGTCGCGCTTAA
- a CDS encoding Gfo/Idh/MocA family protein — translation MGLLDRFRSSKAASEGKFGFAVVGLGHIAKPFLQELRGSLTCRVSAVVSGDAAKASAIAKKYGAEATYSYADFDQIANNPAIDAVYLALPVSLHREYTERAAAAGKHVLCEKPMASTAADAEAMIAACRNAGVRLSIAYRCPHTMPHKHLRELIRQGTFGPQSSLRIESGFGFELKPGWRDQGTLAGGGSLWDVGIYPLNAARFLLGEEPIAVEDASATCDANGMEREVRWTSVFPSGARAVCVSSYERDIPDTSRITGEFGTALMAPAFRWQEPYRIRGEVHNPAYNRPMEIKVRELDFPEFRLEAEELAAAVREDRNTITPGEEGLRDLHVMENIYHVVNIPGF, via the coding sequence ATGGGTCTGCTGGATCGTTTTCGCTCCTCAAAAGCCGCTTCTGAAGGGAAATTCGGCTTTGCCGTGGTCGGTCTTGGGCATATTGCCAAGCCTTTTCTGCAAGAACTCCGCGGTTCGCTCACCTGCCGTGTATCGGCCGTGGTCAGCGGCGACGCCGCGAAGGCCAGCGCCATCGCAAAGAAATATGGTGCAGAGGCCACCTATTCTTATGCCGATTTCGACCAGATCGCCAACAATCCAGCGATAGACGCCGTGTATCTCGCACTCCCCGTCAGCCTCCATCGCGAATACACGGAACGCGCCGCAGCAGCAGGGAAGCATGTGTTGTGCGAGAAGCCAATGGCCTCCACCGCTGCCGACGCGGAAGCAATGATCGCTGCATGCCGGAACGCAGGTGTACGACTCAGCATTGCGTATCGCTGCCCGCACACCATGCCGCACAAGCATCTGCGCGAACTGATCAGGCAGGGCACATTCGGACCGCAATCATCGTTGCGTATCGAAAGTGGATTTGGATTTGAGCTCAAGCCCGGCTGGCGCGATCAAGGCACGCTCGCGGGAGGCGGATCTCTCTGGGACGTAGGGATTTACCCACTGAACGCAGCCCGTTTTCTGCTGGGTGAAGAGCCCATCGCCGTCGAAGATGCCTCCGCCACATGCGATGCCAACGGCATGGAGCGCGAGGTGCGCTGGACGAGCGTATTCCCATCAGGCGCGCGCGCAGTCTGTGTTTCTTCCTACGAACGCGATATCCCTGACACGTCGCGGATCACAGGGGAGTTCGGCACCGCGCTGATGGCCCCTGCATTCCGCTGGCAGGAACCGTATCGCATCCGGGGTGAGGTCCATAACCCCGCCTACAATCGCCCCATGGAAATCAAGGTGCGTGAACTGGATTTTCCTGAGTTCCGCCTGGAAGCAGAGGAGTTAGCTGCTGCCGTCCGTGAAGACCGAAATACCATTACGCCGGGCGAAGAGGGGCTGAGGGATTTACATGTGATGGAAAACATTTACCATGTAGTGAATATCCCAGGTTTTTGA
- a CDS encoding cold-shock protein yields the protein MEQGNVKWFNDAKGFGFISRDNGEDVFVHHTAIQAQGFRSLQEGQRVSFNVVKGPKGWQAENVQPV from the coding sequence ATGGAACAGGGTAATGTGAAGTGGTTCAACGACGCTAAGGGTTTTGGATTCATCTCGCGCGACAACGGCGAGGATGTATTCGTTCACCACACCGCAATTCAGGCTCAGGGTTTCCGCTCGCTGCAGGAAGGCCAGCGCGTGAGCTTCAATGTGGTGAAGGGACCGAAGGGCTGGCAGGCTGAGAACGTACAGCCCGTCTAA
- a CDS encoding glutathione peroxidase, whose protein sequence is MAFDLYSVPLTRMDGTVTTLGEYRGKVLLIVNVASKCGLTPQYDALEKTYKRYHDAGFEVLGFPANDFAGQEPGSNDDIQQFCRSTFGVDFPMFSKITVVGPSKHPLYAAMIEAQPSSSGPGKQAMVDGLVKFGVNPNEEPELLWNFEKFLISREGNTVARFSPDTVPDAPVITQAIERELEKR, encoded by the coding sequence ATGGCTTTCGATCTATATTCCGTACCTCTCACACGCATGGATGGCACCGTCACCACGCTGGGCGAGTATCGCGGCAAGGTGCTGCTGATTGTGAACGTTGCCTCAAAGTGCGGCCTCACGCCGCAGTACGATGCACTGGAAAAAACCTACAAGCGCTATCACGATGCCGGCTTTGAGGTTCTCGGCTTTCCTGCGAACGACTTCGCCGGACAGGAACCGGGTTCCAACGACGACATCCAGCAGTTCTGCCGCAGCACCTTTGGCGTGGACTTCCCCATGTTTTCGAAGATCACCGTCGTGGGGCCTTCGAAGCATCCGTTGTATGCAGCCATGATCGAAGCGCAGCCAAGCTCATCGGGCCCAGGCAAGCAAGCCATGGTGGATGGTCTGGTCAAGTTCGGTGTGAACCCGAATGAAGAACCAGAACTCCTCTGGAATTTTGAAAAGTTCCTGATCAGCCGCGAAGGCAACACCGTTGCTCGCTTCTCGCCAGACACAGTGCCCGATGCACCAGTGATCACCCAGGCAATTGAGCGCGAATTGGAAAAGCGCTAA